Genomic segment of Drosophila biarmipes strain raj3 chromosome 2L, RU_DBia_V1.1, whole genome shotgun sequence:
tcaaaaatttattcGAGGACTATGAGGAGAGCAAAGAGGAGTGTATGGACTTTTTGCCACCCTGCGAACCATCTTTCGAGGAGGGATTACCCATCGATCATCCGTGCTTTATCAAGTTACTACTCCTAAGAACACCACTGCTTAAACAGGACCCCTGCGCCAATTTCTCACTGATTACTGAAAAGCCAAGCACCACAGTGAAACCCAAAGCAAAgaaatgcaatcaaaaaagtaaaccaaataaaaatgtaacagAAAATGTACTGGTGGGACTGCCCAGTAATGGCACCATAAATTCAAACACAACTACTCCAATTATTTCAACAACGGAAGCAGCACCCAATTCGAAGATcataaaaatcagaaaattggtTCCAAAGATTAAACCAAACACCACTACAACTACGAGCACGACAACAACTTTAGAAACAACAACCGTAGAGGAAACCACGACACCGGCGGAAACGAGCACCACAGAAGGAGATCCAGAAACGACCACTGAAGAGGAAACCTCAACAACACCACCAACTACCACAACAAGTACCACGACAACAACTCAACCACCCTTTAccgaaaatcaattaaaacgTTTAAAAGCCGCAAGGCTCAGAAAAAAGAATTCCAGGGGAAAGTCACCGAAAGTGCCCGATCCCCCACAGATCAAAGTAGACAATGTCAGCCAGCCCAGCGAGGTTATTCAGGTAATAATGACCACCGAAGCTGCCAATTTGAAGCTTCGACCGGAAGTCAACACCACCACTACGGTCGTGCCCACAACGACGGTTTCCACAACCACTTCCGAACCGGAAACCACCACTACAGAGAGTTGTGCAGATGAAGAGGAAGCCACCAAGGTGGCGGAATCTTCAGGATGCGAAGATGACGAAGGTAAATTTGGGAAAATTAAGCAATATTAtgaagagtatatatatactttattctAACAAATCCTcatatttctgaaaataatGAAGCCACCACCACAGAAGAACCTTGTGATGACACCGACGAACAGGATACTAATCTGTGTCCCCAATTTATGCCAACACAAGGGCCCGGTGAGTACTATTATtccttttaaattatttcttaataaaCCAAACAGTTAACAAACGAAAAGTACAGAAGCCACTATCAAATATCATATCGTAATGTTGATATAATGGCATTATTAGGTATTTAAATATCTGTTCTTTTTTATCAATTGCAATTTAGGTTCTTTTCAACGTATCAAAGAAAATGGATCATAGTTTTTACTATACTTTCTCATTTCATTCATATCCAGCTGCACGTCCAAGACCACCTCCGGCATTTCGATACCGCAAGCCCGTTAAGAACTATGTGGAACCCATTCTGTATGAGGGTAACTTTGCCAAGCCACTTCAGCGAATGGCGCCAATGGGACCCCAGCAGAGGGATTACTTTGTGTCCAACAAGCAAATAGTTCCCAGACCCAGGCCGAGATATCGAAAACGCATACCGCCTTCGATCTATATGAACAACATTGTGAGTGGCTTGGATTGCAGCGATGAAGCTGACCAGAATCCTCCAAGGACTCCCAATCAGCCACAAAGATATTGGGATATGCGTCCATTAGGTTTGCTTAAACGAAGTCAGACTTTGAGGACATTAAGACCTGAGAGAAACATGAGAAGTTTTGCACCCGCCCCCATCAAAAGAAAGCAAATCTATCCGAAAAACCCTGAGGAATCGATGGAGAGGCAGTACCTGATGGAAAGGGATCCTAAGCCCCAC
This window contains:
- the LOC108033605 gene encoding uncharacterized protein LOC108033605 — encoded protein: METIDPNSRVKMLLLLLWVLLLGPSVFGSPLEIQLLDMMLREAEGYPSNGRDQRDISVLPATSIGCDESGSEEQFKNLFEDYEESKEECMDFLPPCEPSFEEGLPIDHPCFIKLLLLRTPLLKQDPCANFSLITEKPSTTVKPKAKKCNQKSKPNKNVTENVLVGLPSNGTINSNTTTPIISTTEAAPNSKIIKIRKLVPKIKPNTTTTTSTTTTLETTTVEETTTPAETSTTEGDPETTTEEETSTTPPTTTTSTTTTTQPPFTENQLKRLKAARLRKKNSRGKSPKVPDPPQIKVDNVSQPSEVIQVIMTTEAANLKLRPEVNTTTTVVPTTTVSTTTSEPETTTTESCADEEEATKVAESSGCEDDEATTTEEPCDDTDEQDTNLCPQFMPTQGPAARPRPPPAFRYRKPVKNYVEPILYEGNFAKPLQRMAPMGPQQRDYFVSNKQIVPRPRPRYRKRIPPSIYMNNIVSGLDCSDEADQNPPRTPNQPQRYWDMRPLGLLKRSQTLRTLRPERNMRSFAPAPIKRKQIYPKNPEESMERQYLMERDPKPHSQYHHYPEEEFSQEERFIPPPSPTPSIDPCQQEHDHVLFRQRPHRQQTDHPLDYPQTSPSSYFFT